One stretch of Helicobacter jaachi DNA includes these proteins:
- a CDS encoding anthranilate synthase component II, translated as MGQKCAFRAKVLVIDNYDSFTYNIIYLLQNLGLQPIVLTNDVDLATLQQHTFSHLIISPGPSHPLDSGVCLEAIRYFAPSKKILGICLGHQCIAQAFGGEVIPLENPIHAKSGRLFFSPNPLFKGVKQGVKIALYHSLYVSKLGACEPLGYSEANVLMALKARAFDTYGVQFHPESILQAQGKIIMRNFLRL; from the coding sequence ATGGGGCAAAAGTGCGCATTTAGGGCAAAAGTGCTAGTGATTGATAATTATGATTCTTTTACTTACAACATCATTTATTTATTACAGAATCTAGGCTTGCAGCCCATTGTGCTAACAAATGATGTAGATTTAGCCACATTGCAGCAGCATACATTTTCTCATCTTATCATCTCGCCTGGTCCTAGCCACCCGCTAGATTCTGGCGTGTGCTTGGAGGCGATTAGGTATTTTGCACCTTCTAAAAAAATTTTAGGCATATGCTTAGGACATCAATGCATAGCTCAAGCCTTTGGCGGGGAGGTTATCCCATTAGAAAATCCCATACACGCTAAAAGTGGGCGATTATTTTTTAGCCCAAATCCTTTGTTTAAGGGCGTAAAGCAAGGCGTGAAAATAGCCTTGTATCATTCTTTATATGTCTCTAAATTGGGCGCTTGTGAGCCATTAGGATATAGTGAAGCAAATGTGCTTATGGCGCTTAAAGCGCGCGCTTTTGATACCTATGGCGTGCAGTTCCACCCAGAATCTATCCTGCAAGCGCAAGGCAAAATCATTATGCGCAATTTTCTTAGATTATGA
- a CDS encoding FkbM family methyltransferase, giving the protein MQIFFSRLPRKESYFFVDVGANDGISFSNTLALEQSQIQHWQGILIEADSQMFAKCVKNRPHTPAYNVALCNKDEMVHFMAIEGYAQMLSGIVEDYHPAHLERIEREIAQYGGSYKIFEMQGARFCSIMSHSQHKHIDYLSIDVEGSEMQILQGIDFERYDITLIGIEDNYPTRSKIQSFLKQKGYVKVAKLGADVFFAKTQNL; this is encoded by the coding sequence GTGCAAATCTTCTTTTCACGCCTACCACGCAAGGAGTCATACTTCTTTGTCGATGTGGGCGCAAATGATGGCATAAGCTTTAGCAATACCCTAGCCTTAGAGCAAAGCCAAATTCAGCATTGGCAGGGCATACTCATCGAGGCAGATTCTCAAATGTTTGCCAAATGTGTAAAAAATCGCCCTCACACGCCCGCATACAATGTCGCACTATGCAATAAAGATGAAATGGTGCATTTTATGGCAATTGAGGGCTATGCGCAGATGCTAAGCGGCATTGTGGAGGATTATCACCCAGCTCACCTTGAGCGTATAGAGCGCGAGATAGCGCAATATGGCGGCTCATATAAGATTTTTGAAATGCAGGGCGCGCGCTTTTGTAGCATAATGTCGCACTCCCAACACAAGCATATTGATTACCTCTCCATTGATGTTGAGGGGAGTGAAATGCAAATCCTGCAAGGCATTGACTTTGAGCGCTATGATATCACACTTATTGGCATTGAGGATAATTACCCCACACGCTCTAAGATTCAGTCATTTTTAAAGCAAAAAGGCTATGTGAAGGTAGCAAAACTAGGCGCAGATGTGTTTTTTGCTAAAACACAGAATCTATAA
- a CDS encoding 4Fe-4S dicluster domain-containing protein yields the protein MEQHVGVLALLSDEERAILHEYDELTLDFTSLSKDGLVVVAPQCVVIGYGELCDEFLAMCINDEHTPKLELLHLLPQDFVSLKGHLGAFELTFKNANGRVESLSTAQVVSFSPLQNLRAFKGVHLPSNYSSAREMLDSILSLCGDYEYTRNIIFDPTHCQFQSRRPFADGSSVCHACADICPTLGISSDKTLSILELSAIDCIACGRCVSVCPTGSVQREGDGLEAFSYKSRLYKGYIPLIVSKQAFNTDEFAQDFKALRAQNALFLPFVMPVPDMLNSTYLLTLLQESGAPIALYTPLGEHTHKDIESINGIYHRIFGKKAIYTYADSIICAGDIAPIAQTHYIYTPTSAETSKDIFSERMRFWVKQEDYGKVGINGFGILGINAQKCTLCLSCVEACNTQALISNQTRFELLYKPSLCTDCGYCVASCAENVLSIESSSLNLAQESFEYTQIAQDEPFRCVECDKIFATRRSIEKIKQILAPAFGKNPLKLKTLECCADCKVKVMFEEARS from the coding sequence ATGGAGCAACATGTAGGCGTCTTAGCTTTGTTAAGCGATGAGGAAAGAGCAATTTTACATGAATATGATGAGCTTACGCTTGATTTTACTTCGCTAAGCAAAGATGGGCTAGTCGTAGTGGCGCCTCAATGCGTGGTGATTGGCTATGGCGAGTTATGTGATGAGTTTTTGGCAATGTGTATTAATGATGAGCATACGCCAAAGCTTGAGCTTTTACATCTTTTGCCACAGGATTTTGTAAGTCTTAAAGGGCATTTAGGAGCATTTGAGCTGACTTTTAAAAATGCTAATGGTAGGGTAGAAAGTCTATCCACTGCACAAGTGGTGTCTTTCTCCCCATTACAGAATCTACGCGCGTTTAAGGGCGTGCATTTGCCAAGTAACTATAGTAGCGCGCGAGAGATGCTAGATTCTATATTATCCCTATGCGGCGATTATGAATATACGCGCAATATTATTTTTGACCCTACGCATTGTCAATTTCAATCGCGCCGCCCATTTGCAGATGGAAGCAGTGTATGCCATGCCTGTGCCGATATATGCCCAACTTTAGGTATAAGTAGCGATAAAACTTTAAGTATTCTAGAGCTTTCTGCGATTGATTGTATCGCGTGTGGCAGGTGTGTGAGCGTATGCCCTACAGGGAGCGTGCAGAGGGAGGGCGATGGGCTAGAGGCGTTTAGCTATAAATCAAGGCTTTATAAGGGCTATATACCCCTTATTGTCTCAAAGCAAGCCTTTAACACAGATGAGTTTGCGCAAGATTTCAAGGCATTAAGGGCGCAAAATGCTCTATTTTTGCCTTTTGTTATGCCTGTGCCTGATATGCTAAATAGCACTTATTTGCTTACACTTTTGCAAGAGAGTGGAGCGCCCATTGCGCTTTATACACCACTTGGCGAGCATACACACAAGGATATAGAATCTATAAATGGTATTTATCATCGTATTTTTGGCAAAAAGGCTATTTATACTTATGCAGATTCTATAATATGCGCAGGGGACATAGCGCCTATAGCGCAGACGCATTATATTTACACGCCTACAAGTGCTGAAACAAGCAAGGATATATTTTCTGAACGTATGCGCTTTTGGGTAAAGCAAGAGGATTATGGCAAGGTGGGCATAAATGGATTTGGTATTTTGGGCATTAATGCGCAAAAATGCACATTGTGTCTAAGCTGTGTAGAGGCGTGCAATACGCAAGCACTCATTAGCAATCAAACGCGCTTTGAGCTACTCTATAAGCCTTCGCTTTGCACAGATTGCGGTTATTGTGTGGCAAGCTGCGCGGAAAATGTGCTAAGTATAGAATCTAGCAGCCTAAATCTTGCCCAAGAAAGTTTTGAATATACGCAAATCGCGCAAGATGAACCATTTAGATGTGTAGAGTGTGATAAGATTTTTGCCACACGCAGAAGCATTGAGAAAATTAAGCAGATTCTAGCCCCAGCCTTTGGCAAAAATCCGCTTAAGCTAAAGACTTTAGAATGCTGTGCGGATTGCAAGGTGAAAGTAATGTTTGAGGAGGCGCGCTCATGA
- a CDS encoding molecular chaperone TorD family protein translates to MNALDSLSRARALYYDFFAGLFLYELLCERSSVLLNQVKILKENAFNEHDSVHFELLQSELERRGVEQILREYTNTFLLSFSVPKAHEQMPMKRKKGKQPRKNTQVMLYLSHYLEGCLNGKALLKARQLTKKSTFRLNTKECKESEEHLGFLLLLMRHLLLSQDEADKALCAEVSKELVIPLGDFVTNVLSQREDLSYYASVGSLLQSFLNVERALG, encoded by the coding sequence ATGAATGCATTAGATTCTTTGTCGCGCGCACGGGCATTGTATTATGATTTTTTTGCGGGGTTATTCTTGTATGAATTGCTTTGCGAGCGCTCTAGCGTGTTATTAAATCAAGTGAAAATCTTAAAAGAAAATGCTTTTAATGAGCATGATAGCGTGCATTTTGAACTTTTGCAAAGTGAGCTAGAGCGTAGGGGAGTGGAGCAGATTCTGCGTGAATACACCAATACCTTTCTTTTATCTTTTAGTGTGCCAAAAGCCCATGAGCAAATGCCAATGAAGCGCAAAAAGGGCAAGCAGCCCCGTAAAAATACGCAAGTTATGCTTTATCTTTCGCATTACCTTGAGGGCTGCCTCAATGGCAAGGCTTTGCTTAAAGCGCGGCAGCTCACTAAAAAAAGCACTTTTAGGCTAAATACTAAAGAATGCAAAGAGAGTGAGGAGCATTTGGGTTTTTTATTGCTTTTAATGCGGCATTTGCTGCTATCACAAGATGAGGCGGACAAAGCATTATGTGCTGAAGTGAGTAAAGAGCTAGTCATTCCTTTGGGTGATTTTGTGACTAATGTGTTAAGTCAAAGGGAGGATTTAAGCTATTATGCGAGTGTAGGGAGTTTGTTGCAGAGTTTTTTAAATGTAGAGCGCGCTTTAGGCTAG
- a CDS encoding twin-arginine translocation signal domain-containing protein yields MSNMQEEIQSRRKFLKAAGVGGAVVAIGSLSLNGCSGEHTQKEVIKGKSKKQEVLYRGDTKYWQTYFSVAK; encoded by the coding sequence ATGTCGAATATGCAAGAAGAAATTCAATCTCGGCGGAAGTTTTTGAAAGCTGCTGGGGTTGGTGGTGCTGTGGTTGCAATAGGCTCGCTTAGTTTGAATGGTTGTTCTGGAGAACACACACAAAAGGAAGTCATTAAGGGCAAAAGCAAAAAGCAAGAAGTGCTGTATCGTGGTGATACAAAGTATTGGCAGACTTATTTTTCAGTTGCCAAATAA
- a CDS encoding molybdopterin-dependent oxidoreductase, which translates to MSEADNRRNARRSFLKLSALASVAGVSSAFGNEGERVIKKASEAELRENFPDAKRVKTICTHCSVGCGIIAEVQDGVWVRQEVAQDHPISQGGHCCKGADLIDRARSETRLRYPLEKVGGQWQRTNWDSAMDKVSKKLLEIRNESGPDAVMWIGSAKLSNEQCYYLRKFSAFFGTNNLDHCNRVUHSPTVAGVANTFGFGGMSNHIADMMFSKYIFIIGANPAVNHPVSMVHILRAKEAGAKIVVIDPHFSKTAAKADEYHRIRSGTDIALVYGMLHHIISNDLHDKKFLEERVYGYEEIIKEAMKYTPEEAANITGIPADEIRHIAEDMAKAKPATLIWNQGLTQHTVGTSNTRIMPILQMFLGNMGKNGGGVNILRGHDNVQGSSDMAANPDVLPGYYSLAESSWRHFAKHWQVEYEWLLSRFKDKKMMESPGFAHSTWKFGVIDEENAANNGGTMIRALVVIGTGMTSVSLLELQKKAMDKLELVVFIDPYVNDLAIYSDKTDNIFLLPAASQMESSGSVAATNRSYQWRSKVMEPLFECREDQEILFDFAKRFGFLEELQRSLYKIAQADGRKEFIWPEDATTELTQAVRSIGLQGMSPKRLKAHQENWHMFDKVTLAGKGEFEGEYYGLPWPCWSDKHPGTPVFYNDSIPVMKGGMGFRVNWGDTSPDGQSMFSARTLPNAKIAGHSFVSAANAESLGIKLTSEEKKAIEGSTFALGYGNNILVEKALEAGLCPYGNGKARAVVWNWYDKIPLHREPLHSIRPDLVAKYPTFPDKPNHYRANIKYQSRQSEKDWTKEFPINMLSGRLVSHMGTGTETRSAKYLAEVHSEMFIEIHPEKAKELNVKDGDMVWVYGTMGTRALIKAKLSYRVDVNSVWVPQNFSGMEQGQSRLDKYPEGTAAYAIGESANMISSYGFDYNSACPETKCGLCRIEKA; encoded by the coding sequence ATGAGTGAGGCAGATAACAGACGCAATGCTCGCCGCTCATTTCTTAAACTCTCTGCGCTGGCTTCTGTGGCTGGTGTAAGCAGTGCTTTTGGAAATGAGGGAGAGCGAGTTATTAAAAAAGCTAGTGAAGCGGAGTTAAGGGAGAATTTTCCTGATGCAAAGCGCGTGAAAACTATTTGCACGCATTGTTCTGTGGGCTGTGGGATTATTGCTGAAGTCCAAGATGGTGTATGGGTGCGACAAGAAGTAGCGCAAGACCACCCCATTTCACAAGGTGGGCATTGCTGCAAGGGTGCGGACTTAATCGATAGGGCGCGCAGTGAAACGCGTTTGCGCTATCCGCTTGAAAAGGTTGGCGGGCAATGGCAGCGCACAAATTGGGATAGTGCGATGGATAAAGTCTCCAAAAAATTGCTTGAAATTCGTAATGAGAGCGGACCTGATGCGGTAATGTGGATAGGAAGTGCGAAGCTTTCAAATGAACAATGCTACTATTTGCGGAAGTTTTCGGCATTTTTTGGCACAAATAACCTAGACCACTGCAATCGCGTTTGACACTCCCCAACAGTCGCCGGTGTGGCGAATACATTTGGGTTTGGTGGAATGTCAAATCACATCGCTGATATGATGTTTTCAAAATACATCTTTATTATCGGCGCAAACCCTGCAGTAAATCACCCTGTGTCTATGGTGCATATTTTGCGCGCTAAAGAGGCTGGAGCAAAGATTGTAGTGATTGACCCGCATTTTAGTAAAACTGCAGCCAAAGCAGATGAATATCATAGAATCCGCAGTGGGACAGATATTGCCCTTGTGTATGGTATGCTCCATCATATCATTAGTAATGATTTGCATGATAAAAAATTCTTAGAAGAGCGTGTGTATGGATATGAGGAAATCATTAAAGAAGCGATGAAATACACACCTGAAGAAGCAGCAAATATTACTGGAATCCCAGCTGATGAGATTCGCCACATTGCAGAGGATATGGCAAAGGCAAAGCCTGCGACACTTATATGGAATCAAGGGCTTACTCAACACACCGTTGGCACAAGCAACACGCGTATAATGCCAATCTTGCAGATGTTTTTGGGTAATATGGGTAAAAATGGTGGAGGCGTGAATATCTTGCGTGGGCATGATAATGTGCAAGGCTCTTCAGATATGGCAGCAAACCCTGATGTATTGCCCGGATATTATTCTTTAGCAGAATCTTCATGGCGACATTTTGCAAAGCATTGGCAGGTAGAGTATGAATGGCTGCTTTCACGCTTTAAAGATAAAAAGATGATGGAATCTCCGGGCTTTGCGCACTCAACATGGAAATTTGGCGTGATTGATGAGGAGAATGCAGCAAATAATGGTGGCACGATGATTCGCGCGCTTGTGGTGATTGGCACAGGTATGACTTCTGTATCTTTGCTTGAATTGCAAAAAAAGGCAATGGATAAGCTTGAATTAGTCGTATTTATCGACCCATATGTGAATGATTTAGCCATTTATAGCGATAAGACAGATAATATCTTTTTATTGCCTGCAGCTTCGCAAATGGAAAGCTCTGGCTCGGTTGCAGCGACTAATCGTAGCTATCAGTGGCGTTCTAAAGTTATGGAACCGCTCTTTGAATGTCGCGAAGACCAAGAGATACTCTTTGATTTCGCAAAGCGATTTGGATTCTTAGAGGAGTTGCAACGCAGCTTGTATAAAATTGCGCAGGCCGATGGGCGTAAAGAATTTATTTGGCCAGAAGATGCGACCACAGAGCTTACTCAAGCGGTGCGTAGCATAGGCTTGCAAGGTATGAGTCCTAAACGCTTAAAGGCTCATCAAGAAAATTGGCATATGTTTGACAAAGTAACTCTAGCAGGCAAAGGAGAATTTGAAGGCGAGTATTATGGGCTTCCTTGGCCTTGCTGGAGTGATAAACACCCCGGCACACCTGTATTTTACAATGATAGCATTCCTGTTATGAAAGGCGGTATGGGCTTTAGGGTGAATTGGGGTGATACTTCACCTGATGGGCAAAGTATGTTCTCCGCGCGGACTTTACCTAATGCGAAAATTGCCGGGCATTCATTTGTGAGTGCGGCGAATGCAGAATCTTTAGGTATAAAACTTACAAGTGAAGAGAAAAAAGCCATTGAGGGCAGTACATTTGCGCTAGGCTATGGCAATAATATTTTGGTTGAAAAAGCGCTAGAAGCGGGACTTTGTCCTTATGGTAATGGCAAGGCGCGTGCTGTAGTGTGGAATTGGTATGATAAGATTCCATTGCATAGAGAGCCATTGCATTCTATAAGACCTGATTTGGTGGCTAAGTATCCTACTTTCCCAGATAAGCCAAATCACTATAGGGCAAATATTAAGTATCAATCGCGCCAGAGTGAGAAAGATTGGACAAAGGAATTTCCAATTAATATGCTAAGCGGGCGTTTAGTTTCTCATATGGGAACAGGGACAGAGACGCGGAGTGCGAAATATCTTGCTGAAGTGCATAGCGAGATGTTTATAGAAATTCACCCCGAAAAAGCCAAAGAGCTCAATGTTAAAGATGGTGATATGGTATGGGTGTATGGCACAATGGGGACACGCGCGCTTATTAAAGCGAAGCTTTCATATCGTGTAGATGTCAATAGTGTGTGGGTGCCGCAGAACTTTTCAGGTATGGAGCAGGGACAAAGCCGCCTAGATAAATATCCAGAAGGCACAGCAGCGTATGCAATAGGTGAGTCTGCGAATATGATTTCAAGCTATGGCTTTGATTATAACTCGGCTTGTCCAGAGACAAAGTGCGGATTGTGCCGCATTGAGAAGGCATAG
- the fdh3B gene encoding formate dehydrogenase FDH3 subunit beta, which translates to MSENITQTAIGERVRVKFYCDESRCIDCHGCDVACKEAHHLPVGMNRRRVITLNEGMVGKEKSISIACQHCEDAPCAQVCPVDCFYIRADGIVLHNKKTCIGCGYCLYACPFGAPQFPKSDIFGSRGVMDKCTFCAGGPEETHSTEEYKLYGQNRIAEGKVPACAAMCSTKALIAGGSDELKSIVRDRASHKQIEPKTPFEWREAYGDTI; encoded by the coding sequence ATGAGCGAAAATATAACACAAACAGCAATAGGCGAGCGCGTGCGCGTTAAATTCTACTGCGATGAAAGTCGCTGCATTGATTGCCATGGGTGTGATGTGGCTTGCAAAGAGGCTCATCACTTACCTGTGGGTATGAACCGCAGGCGCGTGATTACGCTTAATGAAGGTATGGTGGGTAAAGAGAAGTCTATCTCCATTGCTTGCCAACATTGCGAAGATGCACCTTGTGCGCAGGTATGCCCTGTGGATTGCTTTTATATCCGTGCTGATGGCATTGTATTGCATAATAAAAAAACTTGCATTGGTTGTGGATATTGCCTCTATGCTTGTCCTTTTGGCGCTCCACAATTTCCAAAAAGTGATATTTTTGGCTCTCGCGGGGTAATGGATAAATGCACATTCTGCGCTGGCGGACCTGAAGAAACACATAGTACTGAAGAATACAAACTCTATGGGCAAAATCGTATCGCAGAAGGTAAAGTGCCTGCATGTGCGGCGATGTGTTCTACAAAGGCGTTGATTGCAGGCGGAAGCGATGAGCTTAAATCTATTGTGCGCGATAGGGCATCTCATAAGCAGATAGAGCCAAAAACGCCTTTTGAGTGGCGTGAAGCTTATGGCGATACTATCTAA
- a CDS encoding formate dehydrogenase subunit gamma has product MKNIILVCALLLGFAYAHEDEEVNFNVNKHIYGTAQIEAMKTWGFGEDRLHSNAPKDDADRGLSIQPLTNGEPIGGIRGTNGFGELFTILQGQYFALIFLLIVIFVPMAFFGHYKIIGKRHYSHDSFLVVFTKYNIIVHWCAAVPFVMLCITGLMMVFGDKLGGGALIRFARDVHGFATLFFAVFGTLMFFMWVKDCLFRIWDIKWMLILGGYLDKVNREIPAHKFNAGQKMWFWVATVGGAFMVFTGAMMFFQYADINTLRLMAILHNVIGFAVVALLITHIYMAVFAIEGAIESILNGKMGEEELSMLHSLYYKDLKAQGKLDSMRVKH; this is encoded by the coding sequence ATGAAAAATATTATATTAGTATGTGCTTTGCTTTTGGGTTTTGCCTATGCGCACGAAGATGAAGAAGTAAATTTTAATGTCAATAAGCACATTTATGGCACAGCACAAATTGAGGCGATGAAAACTTGGGGCTTTGGCGAGGATAGGCTGCATTCTAACGCACCTAAAGATGATGCAGATAGAGGCTTAAGCATACAGCCACTTACAAATGGTGAGCCAATTGGCGGTATCCGCGGGACAAATGGCTTTGGCGAGCTTTTCACTATTTTGCAAGGGCAATATTTTGCACTAATCTTCTTACTCATTGTTATTTTTGTGCCAATGGCATTTTTTGGACATTATAAGATTATAGGCAAGCGCCACTATTCACATGATAGTTTTTTAGTCGTTTTTACTAAATACAATATCATCGTGCATTGGTGTGCGGCTGTGCCTTTTGTGATGCTTTGTATCACAGGACTTATGATGGTTTTTGGTGATAAACTAGGTGGCGGCGCGCTCATTCGCTTTGCGCGTGATGTGCATGGGTTTGCTACTTTGTTTTTTGCCGTATTTGGCACACTTATGTTTTTCATGTGGGTGAAAGATTGCTTGTTTCGAATATGGGATATTAAGTGGATGCTTATCCTTGGCGGCTACCTTGATAAGGTTAATCGCGAAATACCCGCGCATAAATTTAACGCAGGGCAGAAGATGTGGTTTTGGGTTGCCACAGTTGGCGGAGCGTTTATGGTATTTACCGGAGCTATGATGTTTTTTCAATATGCAGATATTAATACCCTGCGTTTAATGGCAATTTTGCATAATGTCATAGGATTTGCGGTGGTGGCACTGCTGATTACGCATATTTATATGGCAGTGTTTGCTATTGAGGGCGCTATAGAATCTATTTTGAATGGCAAAATGGGCGAGGAAGAACTCTCTATGCTACATAGCCTTTATTATAAGGATTTAAAAGCTCAAGGCAAGCTAGATTCTATGCGCGTAAAGCATTAA
- the fdhD gene encoding formate dehydrogenase accessory sulfurtransferase FdhD codes for MSDFVHNLRMLKISRDGSSQMTQDCVIEEQRIAFYLNGTKLLSVMSLPYHQDAHFVGFLMNEGVLDSINDIISLEIASDGLSVYMQAHIKEDKLAHLHKEKTLTTGCCVGVSANFDGEITQKFIASNMRISAKELFALLDEFSKPSELFLQTGCVHKAMLVCERTFISEDVGRHNAIDKVIGNARLSRTDMRDAILLVSGRLSMEMVIKAAMSDIPMVVSRSATTNLGIRSAQLLGVTLVGFARGDTFNVYTHPSRIV; via the coding sequence TTGAGCGACTTTGTGCATAATTTGCGTATGCTTAAAATTTCGCGCGATGGCTCATCTCAAATGACGCAAGATTGTGTCATTGAGGAGCAGCGCATAGCCTTTTATCTCAATGGCACAAAGCTTTTATCAGTAATGAGTTTGCCCTATCATCAAGATGCGCATTTTGTGGGCTTTTTGATGAACGAGGGTGTGCTAGATTCTATAAATGATATTATCTCCCTAGAAATTGCTAGCGATGGCTTAAGTGTGTATATGCAAGCTCATATTAAAGAAGATAAGCTTGCACATCTGCATAAGGAAAAAACGCTTACAACAGGCTGCTGCGTGGGGGTGAGCGCAAACTTTGATGGCGAGATTACACAGAAATTTATCGCTTCAAATATGCGTATAAGCGCTAAGGAGCTTTTTGCGCTGCTTGATGAGTTTTCTAAACCTAGTGAGCTTTTTTTGCAAACAGGCTGCGTGCATAAGGCGATGTTAGTATGCGAGCGCACTTTTATTAGCGAAGATGTCGGGCGGCATAACGCTATTGATAAGGTTATTGGCAATGCAAGGCTCTCCCGCACGGATATGCGCGATGCGATTTTGCTAGTGAGTGGGCGTTTGTCTATGGAAATGGTGATTAAAGCGGCGATGAGCGATATACCTATGGTGGTTTCGCGCTCTGCTACGACAAATTTAGGCATTCGCTCTGCGCAGCTCTTAGGCGTTACGCTCGTGGGCTTTGCACGCGGCGATACATTTAATGTTTATACACACCCTTCACGCATTGTATAG
- a CDS encoding TolC family protein, with the protein MKKVILLLALISVFYADDEINFIVSTPQEEITESGGRTFSLIELIEGAEKNYNIEAKDLAILQAQATKRAAYGEFLPTLDGTYQYQETDNPNMRLKARTGSIKANWEIFSGLKTYNKTLEKNSLYRASIEDRENTRDQLFLNVIEQYYGYFTNRAQLLSLEQKRLQLDSNIKRVERLFNSGLTTIDDVESLRAEVLATEHEIANIKMEIEKNKLMLSLLSNTEVQSLERKTLKAPLFKLDENRHDLNMLNFQAQGAKYQARQYTYLPIVSISDTYVLNSDITKGGALTFKGLSQAETSQFLGVMSRQFPLNQNQIMINATLHLDALSTYHQNEAARLGYLKSLKELTYKKEEQKKDEKLYRKALETAVAKIKASEAALHSANIAFESIAKKYNAQILNFTDYLQSLTKKFEAEATYNQALNNYEMQKAYYIYYSGQDLRAHIE; encoded by the coding sequence ATGAAAAAAGTCATTCTTTTATTAGCGTTAATCTCTGTATTTTACGCAGATGATGAGATTAATTTCATAGTAAGCACGCCACAAGAAGAGATTACAGAATCTGGTGGGAGGACTTTTAGCCTAATAGAACTCATCGAAGGGGCGGAGAAAAATTATAATATCGAGGCTAAAGACTTAGCCATTTTGCAGGCTCAAGCGACCAAAAGAGCCGCATATGGCGAGTTTTTGCCCACACTTGATGGAACATATCAATATCAAGAGACTGATAATCCAAATATGCGTTTAAAGGCTAGAACGGGTAGCATCAAGGCAAATTGGGAGATTTTTAGCGGTTTAAAAACTTATAATAAAACTTTAGAGAAAAATTCGCTTTATCGCGCGAGCATCGAGGATAGAGAAAATACTAGAGACCAGTTATTTTTAAATGTGATTGAGCAATATTATGGCTATTTTACTAATCGCGCGCAGCTTCTAAGTTTAGAGCAGAAGCGATTGCAGCTAGATTCTAATATTAAGCGCGTGGAGCGGCTTTTCAATTCTGGGCTTACTACTATTGATGATGTAGAATCTTTGCGCGCAGAAGTGCTAGCTACAGAGCATGAGATTGCTAATATCAAAATGGAGATTGAGAAAAATAAGCTTATGCTTTCACTCCTATCAAACACAGAGGTGCAGTCTTTAGAGCGTAAAACTCTCAAAGCCCCACTTTTCAAACTTGATGAAAATCGCCATGATTTAAATATGTTAAATTTTCAAGCACAGGGCGCAAAATACCAAGCGCGGCAATATACCTACTTGCCCATAGTGAGTATAAGCGATACTTATGTGCTAAATAGTGATATTACTAAGGGCGGTGCGCTCACATTTAAGGGGCTTTCACAAGCTGAAACAAGCCAATTTTTAGGTGTCATGTCACGGCAATTTCCTTTAAATCAAAATCAAATTATGATTAATGCTACTCTTCATCTTGATGCGCTTAGCACTTATCATCAAAATGAAGCCGCAAGATTAGGCTATTTGAAATCTTTAAAAGAGCTGACCTATAAAAAAGAGGAGCAGAAAAAAGATGAAAAGCTCTATCGTAAGGCACTAGAAACAGCTGTGGCTAAGATTAAAGCCTCTGAAGCCGCGCTACATTCGGCAAATATTGCTTTTGAATCTATTGCTAAAAAATACAATGCGCAGATTCTCAATTTCACAGATTATTTACAATCACTCACCAAAAAATTTGAAGCTGAAGCCACTTACAACCAAGCTTTGAATAATTATGAAATGCAAAAGGCGTATTATATTTATTACAGCGGACAGGATTTGCGCGCGCATATCGAGTAG